Proteins encoded in a region of the Cytobacillus pseudoceanisediminis genome:
- the hisB gene encoding imidazoleglycerol-phosphate dehydratase HisB: MARTAEISRKTNETNITLSLNIDGEGKSDLETGVPFMTHMLDLFAKHGQFDLNIVANGDTDVDDHHTTEDIGICLGQVLKDALGDKKGIKRYGNAFVPMDEALAQVTVDLSNRPHLEMRAEFPSQKVGTFDTELVHEFLWKLALEARMNLHVIVHYGQNTHHIIEAIFKALARALDEATTIDPRIKGVPSTKGML; this comes from the coding sequence ATGGCCAGAACTGCTGAAATTTCACGTAAAACCAATGAAACGAATATCACTCTATCCTTAAATATAGACGGCGAAGGCAAAAGCGATCTGGAAACAGGGGTGCCTTTTATGACGCATATGCTGGACCTGTTTGCCAAGCACGGACAATTTGACTTGAACATCGTTGCAAATGGCGATACAGACGTGGATGATCACCACACAACAGAGGACATTGGCATCTGCTTAGGCCAGGTACTGAAGGACGCTTTAGGCGATAAGAAAGGCATTAAGCGCTATGGAAATGCTTTCGTTCCGATGGACGAAGCATTGGCTCAAGTTACAGTTGACCTCAGCAACCGCCCTCACTTGGAGATGCGTGCCGAGTTCCCGAGCCAAAAAGTCGGTACATTTGATACCGAGCTTGTTCACGAGTTTCTTTGGAAACTTGCACTTGAAGCCAGAATGAACCTGCATGTCATCGTCCACTATGGACAGAATACACACCACATTATCGAAGCGATTTTCAAAGCACTCGCTCGTGCGCTTGATGAGGCAACAACGATTGATCCAAGGATTAAGGGAGTTCCATCAACGAAAGGGATGTTGTAA
- the hisH gene encoding imidazole glycerol phosphate synthase subunit HisH, giving the protein MIGIIDYGMGNLFSVSKALERLEVPYFLSENKDELLKADALILPGVGSFKDAMTILNSTGLADLVKEFADTGKPLLGICLGMQLLFESSEENGMTEGLKLLPGHVRRFPGATAEGETYKVPHMGWNRLEFLQGSPILKGLNEDYVYFVHSYFVDTDDREVVISRSMYDVEVPAVAGRGNVFGMQFHPEKSSSLGMALLRNFTELVEERMSVK; this is encoded by the coding sequence ATGATCGGCATCATCGATTACGGAATGGGGAATTTGTTCAGTGTCAGTAAAGCGCTTGAACGGTTGGAGGTTCCTTATTTCCTTTCTGAAAATAAAGACGAGCTCCTTAAAGCAGACGCCTTAATTCTGCCGGGTGTCGGCTCTTTCAAAGATGCCATGACCATCTTAAATTCTACAGGTCTGGCAGATCTGGTAAAGGAGTTTGCTGATACAGGCAAGCCGCTTCTTGGCATTTGCCTTGGCATGCAGCTTTTATTTGAGAGCAGTGAGGAGAATGGCATGACGGAAGGCCTGAAGCTTCTCCCTGGCCATGTGAGGCGTTTTCCCGGTGCAACAGCAGAAGGCGAAACGTATAAAGTTCCGCATATGGGCTGGAACCGTCTTGAATTCTTACAGGGTTCGCCAATTTTAAAAGGACTTAATGAAGATTATGTCTATTTCGTCCACTCCTACTTTGTAGATACAGATGATAGAGAAGTTGTTATCAGCAGAAGTATGTATGATGTAGAAGTGCCGGCAGTTGCCGGAAGGGGCAATGTGTTCGGCATGCAGTTCCACCCTGAAAAAAGCAGTTCGCTCGGCATGGCGCTTTTACGCAATTTTACCGAGCTGGTTGAAGAAAGGATGTCTGTGAAATGA
- the hisF gene encoding imidazole glycerol phosphate synthase subunit HisF: protein MLTKRIVPCLDVKDGRVVKGVQFVQLRDAGDPVELARFYDEQGADELVFLDISASHEGRKTMVEVVKAVASELAIPFTVGGGINALEDMKRILRAGADKVSLNTAAVNNPDLITEGANFFGSQCIVVAIDAKYDEDLGSWRVYTHGGRTPTDLEVIAWAHEAAERGAGEILLTSMDSDGEKKGFDIKLTKAVSEAVSIPVIASGGAGNADHFAEAFIDGKADAALAASIFHYKETSVAEVKSYIEEKGVVVR, encoded by the coding sequence ATGCTGACGAAACGCATCGTTCCCTGTCTGGATGTAAAAGACGGCCGTGTGGTAAAAGGGGTCCAATTCGTGCAGCTGCGTGATGCCGGAGATCCGGTTGAGCTTGCCCGATTTTATGATGAGCAGGGAGCTGACGAGCTGGTCTTCCTCGATATCTCCGCTTCACATGAAGGTCGGAAAACTATGGTTGAGGTTGTAAAGGCTGTTGCGTCTGAGCTTGCCATTCCATTTACAGTCGGCGGCGGGATTAACGCGCTGGAAGATATGAAACGAATTTTGCGGGCAGGGGCTGATAAGGTTTCTCTCAATACAGCTGCCGTAAACAATCCTGATTTAATTACAGAAGGGGCAAATTTTTTCGGATCACAGTGCATCGTTGTTGCGATTGATGCAAAATACGATGAAGACCTTGGTTCCTGGCGCGTGTACACACATGGCGGACGGACACCGACTGACCTTGAGGTCATCGCTTGGGCCCATGAAGCAGCGGAGCGCGGGGCCGGAGAAATTTTACTCACAAGCATGGACTCTGACGGTGAGAAAAAAGGCTTCGATATTAAGCTGACAAAAGCAGTCAGCGAGGCGGTTTCGATTCCGGTAATTGCTTCAGGCGGTGCCGGAAATGCTGATCACTTTGCTGAAGCATTTATCGATGGAAAAGCGGATGCCGCATTGGCTGCATCGATTTTTCACTATAAAGAAACGTCTGTTGCAGAAGTAAAGTCATATATTGAGGAAAAAGGGGTGGTTGTCCGATGA
- the hisIE gene encoding bifunctional phosphoribosyl-AMP cyclohydrolase/phosphoribosyl-ATP diphosphatase HisIE gives MNIESVKFDEKGLIPAVVQDAKTKEVLTLAYMNRESLLKSAETGETWFFSRSRNELWHKGATSGNTQKIVEMKLDCDQDAIVVMVEPAGPACHNGTVSCFEERVYGEGSGGLSEYEILYTLEKVIEEREKTRPEGAYTTYLFEKGVDKILKKVGEESAEVIIAAKNRDKDELKWEAADLIYHLMVLLREQELPFNEVLKILNKRHDKKSEPASE, from the coding sequence ATGAATATTGAAAGTGTAAAGTTCGATGAAAAGGGACTGATCCCTGCAGTTGTACAGGATGCAAAAACAAAAGAAGTATTAACGTTAGCATATATGAATCGGGAATCCCTTTTAAAATCGGCGGAAACAGGTGAGACCTGGTTTTTCAGCCGTTCCCGCAATGAGCTTTGGCACAAAGGGGCAACAAGCGGCAACACACAGAAAATTGTTGAAATGAAGCTTGACTGTGATCAGGATGCGATTGTGGTTATGGTTGAACCAGCAGGTCCTGCCTGCCACAATGGAACAGTCAGCTGCTTTGAGGAAAGAGTATACGGGGAAGGGTCAGGCGGCTTATCTGAGTACGAAATCCTTTATACACTTGAAAAGGTCATTGAAGAACGGGAAAAGACACGCCCTGAAGGAGCATACACGACATATCTTTTTGAAAAGGGCGTGGATAAAATCCTGAAGAAGGTCGGCGAAGAATCCGCAGAAGTCATCATCGCTGCGAAAAACCGTGATAAGGACGAACTGAAATGGGAAGCAGCCGACCTGATTTATCATTTGATGGTGCTGCTGCGGGAGCAGGAACTGCCTTTTAATGAGGTATTAAAAATACTGAATAAACGGCATGACAAGAAAAGCGAACCGGCCTCCGAATAG
- a CDS encoding NAD(P)/FAD-dependent oxidoreductase: MIDVIVIGAGPAGLAGAITCAEYGLKVTVIDEFVRPGGRLIGQLHQEPSGEWWNGIKESTRMHNEAQKLSVDIRCGVSVYNLEKDKDCWNVHTNIGTLIAPYVLVATGAAEFPIPVPGWTLPGVMSIGAAQVMTNVHRVEVGKKGIIIGANILAFAILNELQIAGINVEHIVLPEKSPLSQKAGEPEEVLKSLLNAAHLAPSPILRLGSRFMRNRGFRKLGMKFYPKSGVKVNGTPLQLRKAALEILGKDQVEGVLTAEIDVNGNVIKGTEKIYEADFVCIAGGLYPLAELTAVAGCPFQYVPELGGHVPLHSEKMETPLEGLFVAGNITGIESGKIAMAQGTTAGISIAKHAGKGSTDINKKLEQALKNVHTVRQNAAIQFNPEIANGRRKIYELWEDLYRKEQDSLKEIG, translated from the coding sequence ATGATAGATGTAATCGTTATTGGAGCTGGACCAGCCGGTTTAGCTGGTGCCATAACCTGTGCTGAATACGGCTTAAAAGTTACCGTCATTGATGAATTTGTCAGGCCAGGCGGAAGATTAATCGGTCAATTGCACCAGGAACCGTCTGGAGAATGGTGGAATGGAATAAAAGAATCCACTCGTATGCATAACGAAGCACAGAAACTCTCTGTAGATATCCGCTGCGGCGTTTCTGTATATAACCTTGAAAAAGATAAGGATTGCTGGAATGTTCATACTAATATAGGAACACTGATAGCTCCTTATGTGCTGGTAGCAACTGGTGCAGCTGAGTTCCCTATTCCTGTGCCAGGCTGGACTCTTCCAGGTGTTATGTCCATCGGGGCTGCACAGGTCATGACGAATGTTCATCGTGTTGAGGTTGGCAAAAAAGGCATCATCATTGGTGCTAACATTTTAGCATTTGCGATTTTAAACGAGCTCCAAATAGCCGGAATTAATGTGGAACATATTGTACTGCCAGAAAAGAGTCCGCTTAGCCAAAAAGCGGGAGAACCTGAGGAAGTCTTGAAGTCACTTCTAAATGCGGCCCATCTTGCCCCGTCACCCATTTTGCGGCTGGGCAGTCGCTTTATGAGAAATAGAGGATTCCGCAAATTAGGGATGAAATTTTATCCTAAAAGCGGCGTTAAGGTGAATGGAACACCATTGCAGCTTAGAAAAGCAGCACTTGAAATTCTTGGAAAGGATCAGGTAGAAGGCGTACTCACTGCAGAAATAGATGTGAATGGTAACGTAATCAAAGGTACAGAAAAAATTTACGAAGCAGATTTCGTGTGTATCGCAGGCGGCTTGTATCCGTTAGCAGAGCTTACAGCAGTTGCCGGATGCCCATTCCAATACGTTCCAGAACTTGGGGGACATGTTCCGCTTCATTCTGAAAAAATGGAAACTCCGCTCGAAGGATTATTTGTTGCCGGGAATATCACCGGCATTGAAAGCGGAAAAATCGCCATGGCCCAAGGAACAACAGCAGGCATTTCGATTGCTAAACACGCTGGAAAGGGCAGCACCGACATCAACAAGAAGCTTGAACAGGCATTGAAAAATGTTCATACTGTCCGTCAAAACGCTGCCATCCAATTCAACCCTGAAATTGCAAACGGCCGGAGGAAAATCTATGAACTTTGGGAGGATCTTTATAGGAAAGAACAGGATTCTTTAAAGGAAATAGGATAA
- a CDS encoding (2Fe-2S)-binding protein, with translation MTRIIDHPVLGKLDDRKKIPFTFDGKVYEAFETETIAAALLANGVRTLRVHEESGTPRGFYCNIGHCMECRVNVNGQANIRACLTVVKENMVVERGKQHPNIVKRMVENL, from the coding sequence ATGACTAGAATTATAGATCATCCGGTTTTAGGAAAATTAGATGATAGAAAAAAGATTCCATTCACTTTTGATGGGAAAGTATATGAAGCATTTGAAACTGAAACAATCGCGGCAGCTCTGCTGGCAAACGGTGTGAGAACACTGCGTGTTCATGAGGAAAGTGGAACACCAAGAGGGTTTTATTGCAATATCGGCCACTGTATGGAATGCCGTGTAAATGTTAATGGGCAGGCCAATATAAGAGCCTGTTTAACTGTTGTGAAGGAGAATATGGTTGTTGAAAGAGGAAAACAGCATCCTAATATTGTTAAAAGGATGGTGGAGAATCTATGA
- a CDS encoding (2Fe-2S)-binding protein, translating to MNNNEALMICRCEEVTYGRLFATAKEHQCTSRELKLRTRAGMGFCGGRTCRVMVDRIIESIVPNTGEGEIPLKYQPPIRPVTFGTAGEKND from the coding sequence ATGAATAACAATGAGGCACTTATGATCTGTCGTTGTGAAGAGGTTACCTATGGGCGGCTTTTCGCAACAGCAAAAGAACATCAATGTACATCCAGGGAACTGAAGCTTAGAACAAGAGCTGGAATGGGGTTTTGTGGAGGACGCACTTGCAGGGTCATGGTCGATCGGATTATTGAAAGTATCGTACCTAATACAGGAGAAGGTGAAATTCCTTTAAAATATCAGCCTCCAATTCGCCCTGTAACTTTTGGAACGGCAGGTGAAAAGAATGACTAG
- a CDS encoding NAD(P)/FAD-dependent oxidoreductase, with the protein MKYHCDVLVIGGGIIGCAIAYYTSKSGRYVTVIEKGEFVSGTSSRCDGNILAIDKDPGFDSQMSLVSQKLVDELSRELKQPFEYRAPGSILVCETEEEMEAAQKWVDRQSEAGLPFRMLDRQDIRQDSKYFADDLLGGLECATDSTVNPYLLAFNLLEGSKEMGAKAHKQTEVTGMRRKTDGTFSVETSNGTFTANYVINAAGVWAPYIGEMLDLSIPIKPRKGHIMVASRQDFVGPRKVMEFGYLISKFGGKRQVDPITEKYGVALVFEPTESQNFLIGSSREFVGFNTKINNEIIKCIANRAIRFYPKMADMMVIRTYAGLRPWTEDHLPIVSEVEGIPNYYIAAGHEGDGISLAAVTGKVIEEMLNEKETCIPIEPLRFSRFKERVRS; encoded by the coding sequence GTGAAATATCATTGTGACGTTTTGGTTATAGGCGGGGGAATCATAGGCTGTGCAATTGCCTATTATACTTCTAAATCTGGAAGATATGTAACAGTTATTGAAAAAGGTGAATTTGTCAGTGGCACGTCTTCCCGCTGTGACGGAAATATTTTAGCTATTGATAAAGATCCTGGCTTCGATAGTCAAATGTCACTTGTCAGTCAGAAATTAGTAGATGAATTAAGCAGAGAATTGAAACAGCCTTTTGAATATCGGGCTCCCGGAAGCATCCTTGTATGCGAGACAGAAGAAGAAATGGAAGCAGCACAAAAGTGGGTTGACCGTCAGAGTGAGGCCGGTTTGCCGTTCAGGATGCTGGACAGACAGGACATCCGCCAAGACTCCAAGTATTTTGCTGATGATTTATTAGGCGGCTTAGAGTGTGCAACAGATTCTACAGTCAATCCATATCTACTTGCCTTTAACCTTCTTGAGGGGTCAAAGGAGATGGGCGCTAAAGCCCATAAACAAACTGAGGTTACCGGAATGAGAAGGAAGACGGACGGTACATTTAGCGTTGAAACATCCAATGGGACCTTCACCGCTAACTATGTCATTAATGCGGCAGGTGTATGGGCTCCATATATCGGTGAGATGCTGGACTTGTCTATTCCAATTAAACCAAGAAAAGGCCACATTATGGTCGCATCACGCCAGGATTTTGTTGGGCCAAGAAAAGTCATGGAATTTGGCTATTTAATATCAAAATTTGGCGGCAAGCGCCAGGTTGACCCGATTACTGAAAAATACGGAGTAGCACTTGTTTTTGAACCGACTGAAAGTCAAAACTTCCTGATTGGAAGCAGCCGTGAATTTGTTGGGTTTAATACAAAAATCAATAATGAAATTATTAAATGCATTGCCAATAGGGCCATTAGATTCTATCCGAAAATGGCTGACATGATGGTCATACGTACTTATGCTGGCTTACGGCCCTGGACGGAGGATCACTTGCCAATTGTGTCAGAAGTGGAAGGAATTCCTAACTATTATATTGCAGCTGGTCATGAGGGAGACGGAATTAGCCTTGCCGCTGTTACTGGAAAAGTGATAGAGGAAATGCTTAATGAAAAGGAAACTTGCATCCCAATTGAACCGCTGAGATTTTCTCGATTTAAGGAAAGGGTGAGGAGCTGA
- a CDS encoding proline racemase family protein, with protein MKANRVFTTIDTHTGGNPTRTLISGLPVLKGATMSEKMLHMQKEYDWIRKLLMNEPRGHDVMSGVLLTDPCHPEADIGVIYIETGGYLPMCGHDTIGVCTALVEAGLFPVQEPVTTIRLDTPAGLVKAEIKVENGKAKEVSFCNVPAFLLKSVSVEVEGIGTVDADIAYGGNFYGIINAQSVGLELTPENASTIIEKAIKIRNTINEKTDVIHPQYPFIRGLTHIEFFTVPTHEEADVKNTVVVPPGGIDRSPCGTGTSAKLSVLYAKKEIGIKEEFVHESIVGSLFRGEVLETADVLGVEAVITRITGSAWLMGMHRFFYNEEDPLKEGFLLIPPMKHEMEDVK; from the coding sequence ATGAAAGCCAATCGGGTTTTTACAACCATTGATACACACACGGGCGGAAATCCGACAAGGACATTGATTAGTGGACTCCCAGTACTAAAAGGAGCGACAATGTCCGAAAAAATGCTTCATATGCAAAAGGAATATGATTGGATTCGTAAGCTCCTGATGAATGAACCAAGAGGGCATGATGTAATGTCAGGAGTACTTTTAACAGATCCATGTCATCCGGAAGCAGATATCGGTGTTATATATATCGAGACCGGCGGATATTTGCCAATGTGCGGCCATGACACAATCGGAGTTTGTACAGCATTAGTGGAAGCAGGGCTATTCCCTGTTCAGGAGCCAGTTACTACCATCAGGCTTGATACACCAGCAGGTCTTGTTAAGGCAGAGATAAAGGTAGAGAACGGTAAAGCAAAAGAGGTTTCCTTCTGTAATGTCCCTGCGTTCCTGTTAAAGAGTGTCTCTGTTGAAGTTGAGGGAATCGGAACCGTTGATGCAGACATTGCTTATGGGGGCAACTTCTATGGAATCATTAATGCCCAATCTGTTGGATTAGAACTGACACCGGAGAATGCTTCAACAATCATTGAAAAAGCTATCAAAATTAGGAATACAATTAACGAAAAAACGGATGTCATTCATCCGCAATATCCATTTATTCGCGGTTTGACCCATATTGAATTTTTCACTGTGCCAACCCATGAAGAAGCTGATGTAAAAAATACAGTTGTTGTCCCTCCAGGCGGGATTGATCGTTCACCATGCGGTACAGGTACTTCGGCCAAATTATCTGTCCTCTATGCCAAAAAGGAGATTGGTATCAAAGAAGAATTTGTACATGAGAGTATTGTCGGCTCTTTATTCCGCGGAGAAGTCCTTGAAACAGCAGATGTTCTGGGTGTGGAGGCTGTTATTACAAGAATCACTGGTTCAGCATGGCTAATGGGAATGCACCGGTTCTTTTATAACGAGGAGGATCCGCTTAAAGAAGGCTTCTTACTTATTCCCCCAATGAAACATGAAATGGAGGATGTGAAATGA
- a CDS encoding proline racemase family protein: MIIQKTYTATDVHVAGQAYRIVKDGPFVHYQSIQELNEQFSLAYQEEIKLLLNEPRGFAGLMGCLIVPPFKSDADAAVIFFDHYGTVPVQYGGIVAVITALLECGQLKARPSNVYRIETINGVVSVTAAIKDGEVKSVKLKSGSCQVVQVNAPVSYFDLNTEVSLVQADHIYAIFDKAELPFEIEMENLPVINQWGQKAIEALEGKYAFSRVILLDHSQKSEGKIKTVTFRPDRYIVRSPGFGTLAACSSYLLRNGDISAGSPIENESLFKGKLRAEYSAQIETSYEFSFSARGFITGMQTYLLDPTDPLFAGFLLK, from the coding sequence ATGATAATTCAAAAGACGTATACAGCAACCGATGTACACGTAGCAGGTCAGGCTTATCGTATTGTTAAGGATGGACCATTTGTTCATTATCAAAGTATACAGGAGCTGAATGAGCAGTTTTCGCTTGCCTATCAGGAGGAAATTAAACTTCTATTAAATGAGCCCCGCGGATTTGCTGGATTAATGGGTTGTTTGATCGTCCCGCCTTTTAAAAGCGATGCCGATGCAGCTGTAATCTTTTTCGATCATTACGGAACCGTACCGGTGCAATATGGCGGAATTGTTGCTGTCATAACCGCATTGTTAGAGTGCGGCCAATTAAAGGCCAGGCCTTCAAATGTATACAGAATTGAAACAATTAACGGTGTTGTTTCTGTTACTGCAGCAATTAAAGATGGTGAAGTGAAATCAGTTAAGTTAAAAAGCGGGTCTTGCCAGGTTGTACAGGTCAATGCGCCGGTGTCTTATTTTGATTTAAATACCGAAGTATCTCTAGTCCAAGCCGATCATATTTATGCCATTTTTGATAAAGCAGAGCTGCCTTTTGAGATTGAGATGGAGAACCTTCCAGTTATTAATCAATGGGGGCAAAAGGCAATTGAAGCATTAGAAGGCAAATATGCTTTCAGCAGAGTGATATTGCTGGATCATTCGCAAAAAAGTGAAGGCAAAATCAAAACGGTAACCTTCCGTCCGGATCGTTATATTGTGCGTTCTCCGGGATTTGGCACTCTGGCTGCCTGCAGTAGCTATTTATTAAGGAATGGCGATATATCTGCAGGCAGCCCAATTGAAAATGAAAGCCTTTTCAAAGGTAAATTAAGAGCCGAGTATTCAGCACAAATTGAAACCAGTTACGAGTTTAGTTTTTCAGCCCGCGGATTTATTACGGGTATGCAGACATATTTATTAGACCCGACAGATCCATTATTCGCAGGGTTTTTATTAAAATAA
- the dapA gene encoding 4-hydroxy-tetrahydrodipicolinate synthase, translating to MTRIRGAYPVLITPMTQEQEIDWGGVKNNVNYFVDQGVAGIVINGSTGEFVSLSREEKFQMVETVMKEVSGRIPVIVGTAAETTRETIEYTKQAEVHGADCALIINPFYMKPKENEIYHHFKEVSGSVNLPIMLYNNPFTSGVNMSADLMLQIGKDCKNVTHIKESSGEIGKVRDLARKGKGDFEVFCGAEELVMESYLVGATGWISVAGNIVPKLVTDMYNHFQNGELEEAWSINDRILPLCAFLEGSGKYVQIVKRAMELTGQAGGPARYPRLGLSPEEDQKLKDLLASLETVKN from the coding sequence ATGACTAGAATTAGAGGAGCTTATCCAGTATTAATTACACCAATGACACAGGAGCAGGAGATTGATTGGGGCGGTGTAAAGAATAATGTTAATTACTTTGTGGATCAAGGTGTGGCAGGTATCGTCATCAATGGGAGTACTGGTGAATTTGTCAGTCTATCAAGAGAAGAAAAATTCCAGATGGTAGAAACTGTTATGAAGGAAGTAAGCGGCCGCATCCCTGTTATTGTGGGGACAGCTGCTGAAACAACAAGGGAAACAATCGAGTATACAAAGCAAGCTGAAGTACATGGAGCGGATTGTGCTCTAATCATTAACCCTTTTTACATGAAGCCAAAGGAAAATGAAATCTACCATCATTTTAAAGAAGTATCTGGCAGTGTTAATCTTCCAATCATGCTTTATAACAACCCATTTACTTCTGGCGTTAATATGAGCGCAGATTTAATGCTTCAAATTGGCAAGGATTGTAAAAATGTAACTCACATTAAGGAATCAAGCGGTGAAATTGGCAAGGTAAGAGATCTTGCAAGAAAAGGAAAAGGAGACTTTGAAGTATTCTGCGGTGCTGAAGAGCTTGTAATGGAGTCTTACTTAGTTGGAGCAACCGGGTGGATTTCTGTTGCAGGAAATATTGTGCCAAAGCTGGTTACAGATATGTATAACCATTTCCAAAACGGTGAGTTAGAAGAAGCTTGGTCAATCAATGATCGTATTTTACCACTGTGCGCGTTCCTTGAAGGATCTGGAAAGTATGTGCAAATTGTGAAGAGAGCCATGGAATTAACCGGCCAGGCTGGCGGACCTGCGCGTTACCCTCGTCTAGGCCTATCACCTGAGGAGGATCAAAAGCTAAAAGACCTGCTTGCAAGTTTAGAGACAGTAAAAAACTAA
- a CDS encoding aldehyde dehydrogenase family protein: MQATKYNLKPKVQEFLEGVKGLYINGKYVPAISGKRFTVVNPANEEVIAEVSEAQEEDINAAVAAARKAFDDGQWTKMDAAERSRLIYKFADLLEENREELAQLESLDNGKPYKVALADDVDGTIQHFRYYAGWATKIFGKTTQVSKNYVTYTVHEPVGVVGQIIPWNFPLAMAAWKLGSALAVGCTIVIKPATETPLSLLYAGKLFKEAGFPDGVVNIVPGTGRVAGEAITAHKDIDKVAFTGSTAVGKEVMKKAADQIKGVTLELGGKSPAIVLDDANLEEAIEGVFNGTMYNHGQNCSACTRVFVQRNIYDHVVKALAERANAMKLGDGMNPETEMGPLVSAKQHQTVLKYIEQGKKEGARLVAGGEKGFEKGYFVQPTIFADVQDHMVIAREEIFGPVMSIFVFDTINEVIKRANDSEYGLAASIWTESMKKGHYIASKLQSGTVWINDFGLEWETMPFGGYKQSGIGREMGGEYGLQNYTEVKSVFVNIKHDEKF; encoded by the coding sequence ATGCAAGCGACAAAATACAATTTAAAACCGAAAGTTCAAGAATTCCTGGAAGGTGTGAAAGGGCTATATATTAACGGTAAATATGTACCGGCGATCAGTGGTAAAAGGTTTACCGTCGTTAATCCTGCAAACGAAGAGGTGATTGCAGAAGTAAGTGAAGCGCAAGAGGAAGATATTAACGCTGCGGTAGCTGCTGCAAGAAAAGCATTTGATGATGGCCAATGGACAAAAATGGATGCCGCTGAACGCTCCCGCCTAATCTATAAATTTGCGGATCTCTTAGAAGAAAATCGAGAGGAACTTGCACAACTGGAATCATTGGATAACGGAAAGCCCTATAAGGTCGCCTTGGCAGATGATGTCGACGGAACAATCCAGCATTTTAGATATTACGCAGGCTGGGCCACAAAAATATTTGGTAAGACAACTCAGGTTTCAAAGAATTATGTAACCTATACTGTACACGAGCCGGTTGGGGTTGTAGGCCAAATTATTCCATGGAACTTTCCGCTCGCCATGGCTGCCTGGAAGCTCGGATCTGCACTCGCAGTCGGCTGTACGATTGTGATTAAACCGGCAACTGAAACACCATTATCTCTTCTCTACGCAGGAAAGCTATTCAAGGAAGCCGGGTTCCCGGATGGTGTTGTAAATATTGTGCCAGGAACGGGCAGGGTTGCGGGAGAAGCAATTACTGCACATAAAGATATCGATAAGGTAGCATTCACAGGATCAACTGCTGTCGGAAAAGAAGTAATGAAAAAAGCTGCAGATCAAATTAAAGGTGTTACGCTGGAGCTTGGCGGAAAATCGCCAGCCATTGTCTTAGATGATGCTAATCTTGAGGAAGCAATTGAAGGGGTATTTAACGGAACAATGTACAATCATGGGCAAAACTGCAGTGCTTGTACACGTGTATTTGTACAGAGAAACATATATGATCATGTAGTAAAAGCCTTAGCAGAACGAGCGAATGCAATGAAGTTAGGTGATGGAATGAACCCCGAAACGGAAATGGGCCCGCTTGTTTCAGCAAAACAGCATCAAACTGTTCTTAAGTATATTGAACAAGGGAAGAAAGAAGGGGCGCGCCTCGTGGCAGGGGGCGAAAAAGGATTTGAAAAAGGTTATTTTGTACAGCCAACCATTTTTGCTGATGTACAAGATCATATGGTTATTGCTCGTGAAGAAATCTTTGGTCCTGTAATGTCCATTTTCGTTTTCGATACGATTAATGAGGTCATTAAACGCGCGAACGATAGTGAATATGGCTTAGCTGCAAGTATCTGGACAGAAAGTATGAAAAAGGGACATTATATTGCAAGCAAGCTGCAATCAGGTACAGTCTGGATTAATGATTTTGGTCTTGAATGGGAAACTATGCCTTTCGGCGGCTACAAACAATCAGGCATCGGCCGCGAAATGGGTGGAGAATATGGCTTACAAAACTATACGGAAGTGAAAAGTGTATTTGTTAACATCAAGCATGATGAGAAATTTTAA